The sequence gaaaatggcctgtccctcagtaagatttttctacttctacttgctatcgaggccaaaaaagtcaaactatcataaaaaaacatatacttgtataaagccttaagtgtcagtacattagtcataaatggattttattcttaacgtgtcaaataaaataaaaaaacacacaatttagtcGGGTCCCTAGGTtctcgtcaaccctgttactttttataaaaacacctctttaaagataatggactgttccaaaagttgcatcagttccaggaagtgacattatctgactttcatgaagttgatggtagaagacaagtaagtgttctcttctttttaatgaattttctttgaggttatgtaatgtctgaaagacagggacacgctcattgtgtcagccctgttaccagaaaagcatatgttaaaaggttttttgtacatatttaaaaatttacatatatgataatatttaagcctctcattaaggcACGTAATGTAGTGTCATTACCTATACCTCATGGCTAGTAATGGCCGGCAATAACCTTtttcgtcaaccctgttaccgtcAACCCTGTAACCATTCCAGGGTAAGAGGGTTGACCCAAGTACgcttttgtgtgtcttacccatgtTGTATACACAAGAAGGGTTAAATCAAGGGCAACTGGACTAGGTACGCCCATATTTGAAGCTATTGCCTCTCATCCAAGGGGtttcttcatttctaaatgactgaTGGGGAGTGCCAGGCATTTAACCTCTGTGGGGTTGTCACCCCTGAGCCAACCCTTCTTGGATAACTATGACCTGGATGACTGAGAATTTTAACAGACATACTTTTCTTACaaatagtatacataatatacatgtttttacagtttttatccctaaaaatcatgtttttttatttattctactgatagataggctaaaatatgttgaggttactgatctatactgatacacacaagtgcattgggttttataaatgtgctttataaatcaaaagtcattattttttttattatgagaagtcaataaattaacaagcttttcagtttgcatttgGGATACTCTCCATACATGCACTCCATCCaaatagtttgaaaaagttttcttgtcaaaaaataaatcaagcttgTGTGACTTGTATGATTATTTGATGGCGTGTGAActacttacatttacagtatgctacacaatcataaataatcagggctggggtgtaacgaaatacatgtaacagcgttacgtatgtaaaatacaaaatatgagtaactgtatttcgttaaaattacattttaaataaggggtaatcagattacagtaacatctgaaaactattttagattaccagtgattacttttattttgatgtaatttattaatttaatatttaagtttggggATTTCAAACAATACCGCGACTGATTTTTTCCCGTTACAAGCACATaacgacacaaacattctcctagaaatcacactatgcattcagtcaacagatccatacgaagcatgcataaaataaaggtttatgaagtcaaacaatagctttatgtggtttacagatgaacttctttattcattcgaaatgttcagtatcatctttggctcggtaatgcaagttcacgatccaattcgtgaacagatgattcttattcgtgaatcttttaaaataataatttcctttatttatttatttaatgaaaccagtgtggaaaccaatgctTCACTAACGGGATAGATctgggtcagggtatattctggcaaaccgtttaccaatcaaGTTTCTCAATTGGCAAAGCAAACTGTGGTACACGCCACTACCAACACAGAATGGGTAAATCTGTGTTTTCTCAGCACAATATCATAGAAAGTATGAGGTTTGAGAAGTAGAAGGCGgggcaacagttaaaacattttaaagttaaagttcatgcaaacagataagtttcggtttttcatcatttttatgctaaaatatcTCAATAGAGCCGTCtacataatatgctgattagtcATGTTGAATTAAAGGTTTATGAATGTCCAATTAAGACTCCATTACAACCATAATTGTAACTCAAACAAGCAGTATTATCAATACGGTAGCTGTTGTCAACCCTGTAACTGatgtgtcaaccctgttacttgtataatattctaatataacttaaaaaatgtaaataaaaatgtaatcaattaattgtaaatgtttagtaagagaggctaataatccactcaaaattgaattgaggtgtttaatttttgtttccatacatttttcttaaaacagaagatgctgggagagtgtaatttggaaatgaacgtattcatccccttaaaaaaataaaactttcaatattctcaattcacaaacactcttaatgtaacaagggggagtatatcttccacagtatatcagatttgttctatacatgtatttaaaaccttttcaaaaagtaattaatatgttggtaacagggttgaccaaaaacacacatttaaattagttaaatgaaaaaaatgaaaaaaataagatagcctgagatggcacggcacattttcctgagaggtaaggatctacttaatccaaaaaggggcttaaagattttcaaaacagaaatttgaaaatcaaacattaaaagtgggaaatggcactttttcgtataatgacccatatatatatatatatatatatatatatatatatatatatatatatatatatatatatatatatatatatatatatatacacatctggggagaaaagaaaggatgtgatgttcagaacaggccttattatcatgtcatatatataacggtgatgttctgtaaaaccacaaactttaaaatacttttttcttactggtgaaaatcagatggtcatctctgttttctctcaggtacatcacagtgtaagcttcacagtgaacattactctcgtcaacgtagtccatatcaacaagaaaaatatatcttgactccatatagtggttattttggaaaaaatcccaggtattttgagcagtaggattatttaaaaaaaaagtgctaatacaaaatttaattataaaattgcaaacatctatctttcagtacttttttacttaagtacataaaaaattgagtacttttgtactttcacttgagtaaaattgaaaaaggagtacttttactggagtaatattttattatacgtatctgtactttcactcaagtttatttatttaattttaactttttattcatcaaagaatcctgaaaaaagtatcacaggttccaaaatagtatttagcagcaaaactgttgataattctaataataaaaattaaattaaattatacatcgaagaatcttgaaaaaagtatcgcagatttcaaaataatatttgatagcacaactattaatagttctaataataaatcatcatattttcatgatttctaaagatcatgtgacactgaagactggaggaatgatgctgaaaatacagctgcacatcacagaaatagattatattttaaaggatattaatatagaaaacattattttatatattttattttgataatttagaattattactgaaatacaacctttttttgttcaaacagttcattgaacaataataaatgaagtacctgaatctgacattgaagtaaatgtataataattagcaaagatgattaatttagcgctgtaaacgagcgtgtgaggggcggagacgcgccgcggagcgtcagacgcgagtgaggaccaaacacagcagaacggtaggaaacttcactcctcttattatttctcttttactatagcgatttattttttagatacatgatctgagtctttcatagagttgtagagttaatagagttattagagaaatagttatttttttacattctttgatcgaagttttcagatcggcacttcggagcctgttcgcgactcggttgattcagatcggcacttcggagcctgttcgcgactcggttgattcagatcggcacttcggagtttgttcgcgactccgttgattcagatcggcacttcggaccctgttcgcgactcggttgattcagatcggcacttcggagcctgttcgcgactcggttgattcagatcggcacttcggagcctgttcgcgactcggttgattcagatcggcacttcggagcttgttcgcaactcggttgattcagatcggcacttcggagcctgttcgcgactcggttgattcagatcggcacttcgaagcatgtctgagattttttaaattttaaatgtgttgctatttagggtttatttttcaccagtgacaatcaaatttttattaacgaatattaattttatatttaagtgcctcttccttaaaaaaaaataattttgactctttaaacatccataggaaaaacagtaaacgcaaaactgatatgcattccttttatttatatatttgtttgtacagttagtcaaaagtcattgcctaaatgcatcaaatatatatatatatatatatatatatatatatatatatacatatatatatatatatatatatatatatatatatatatatatattataaatcaatatttaaataagacacattcaaaacacctgtagagtattgcgatgtacaaaccatacagtgcaaactataaaaacttgtcagtcaaagtgaaacactgggataaaaagtgaaagtgttacgtgcaaatgtttgcagatttattaacaattttgaatatgtccgaaaactaaaaacaaaacaaaattccacctctgcttctggctgtcttcaatttgattgttatgcagcaaaacgccacatatataaataaattgtaaatactaaattaaagacacacatagcagaacaataaagtttactctattcttcctccagttcaacagccacttactttcatttcaggagaaactggggaattcaagtgctgtaggctacgctaaatccgactgacaggactctgaactgcagttctcatctcgttatagatcaagataatttataaaggtttttaaacgaataatcggtatatcagatagttgacatggtaaacaagtttgtttaataaaaaatgaaaaaaataaaataaaacgaataccgatacatctgttagtggctgctgtgtgtcaagcgacaatcataaaaaaaaaacgcgacaatgatgacgcgtcgccatggaaacaaggggtgagttaaatttgtattaatatttgtaatttaggcgtgaaaagggttgatttaaaaatatatatattttcaaagtaaacaacaatagcccaagtttagtaaacattttttgagactatgaaaataattctgcatctatttttaggtgtgcaagctgccactttgggtggcacaggcacaccgtggcacacctttggttatgccattgctccctataatatatcacgtgctccgacacgcagaagctgtaggtgtgttcgacatcggctgcggctggatgcaaccgatcggcgagagtagccgcgtgcaggtggggaggagctgaaAACGGAGATATAaagccggacacgttgtggctcccgtagtttgctgcaattacgtcagtcatggcagatcacgtggcgtTTGCTTACTTGATCGCAGATGAGCTGGAAGCAATAGAAAATCCATTATTTTTGCAATACATTGAGCACGATGAGCAACAAAGGTGAGTAAAggttaaatgtaaaaagtttatttttaaacaaattatagaCACATTAGCAATTTAACTTTAAAGTTACTAGACCTATACATAGAATCGGAAAATTTTATGTTGAATAAAAACACTGTATCGAAAGTCTAAAGTATTTGCAATGatgtaatgggtgttttttgtaATCAATAGCTCTTGTTGCTTGCCTTTTAACAATAGTTGttattattttggtttaattAGAGAGAATGAGTTTTACTCAAATTTTAACACTTCTGTGTatactaattatttaattaaaatcccTATTCAACATAAAACCCTGATAATAAATGTTTGACTAATGTTACATGTGTGTTCAGGTAGGCTACATACTGTAGCCTATATAGTGAGTACAATTCCTCTTGTTCTTATATAGAATGGTTCCAAAAATAGCCAATTTTGTGGAGGATGTTGTCCCTCTCTACAGTCTCTCAGAATTTAGAAGTCATTTCAGGCTTTCCAGAGAACAAGTGGAGGTTTGTACTGGACTGGTTAATATAAAATTCATTGAACTATTACAAGTGTTAGCATGTTGTCTTGATTACCTATTTTTCTACCTTTGCAGGATGTCATCACTACCCTTGGTCCTGTGTATATGAATTTACAACAGACCAAACTGCCACTCACGAACAGTGTTCTTGCCTGCCTTTGGACATTGGTGAATCAGGAGTCATATCGTGGGGTGGCAGATAGATTTAACATGTCAAAATCCACTCTTGCCAAGCATCTCCATGAGTTTTGTTACAATATTAACACATACATGGCCCACCACATATCCTGGCCCAGAGGTCAAAGGCTGGAGATGTCAAAGTTAGGCTTTGACACAGCAGGTTTCCCCAACACTGTATGTGCGGTAGATGGGTGTCACATTCCTATAATGAGACCCCACTGTGATAATCCCCTAGCATACATGAATAGGAAACAGTTTTATTCTGTAAATTTAACTGGGTTTTGTGACAGTCAGCGGCGCTTCTGTCACATTAGTGTGGGTCACCCTGGGAGTTGGCATGATGCCAGAGCATTTCGCTTCACAGAAGTTTGTCGTGTTCTTGAAGAAGATCCTCATTCACTTGTTCCACAGGGAATGCACATAATTGGGGATTCTGCCTACCCTTTGTTGCCTCAACTTATGAGGCCTTATAGAGACAATGGCCATTTGTCTGCTAGGCAAAGATATTTTAACAGAAAGCTCAATGCAGCTCGCGTGGTCATTGAGCATGCGTTTGGCATTCTAAAATCTAAGTTTAGGAGGCTCCATTACCTGCAAATGAGAAGCATTTCTAATATCAGCTCAGCAGTCTCAGCCTGCTGCATTTTGCATAATCTTTGTTTAGAGCCCAGTGATCAAGTTGTTGTGGTAggtgatggtgttgatgatgAACCATACCCCCAGCAACCCCACAACACTAATGCATGTCATTATAGAGACCAGATTTGTGGCCAGATCTAACTTGTGTGTATACttaacatacaaaacaaaagatGAAAAGTAAAGATTTGAATGTTCAGAAATAGTCAAcaaatgagaaaacaaacagattgttgaaataaagaaatttgttttattgaacaaaattaGTTTgtcattagaaatgttttttttttttgggggggggggggggggggggggcaagggACATTTTGGGGAAAGGTGTAAATCAAAAGAGTTAACATCTATAGATTATAATTTTATTGGGGTTCATGTGGGTTCTGTAATAGATGCATAATTTGCGCTTGTCTTTTCCCCATTTTTTTTAGCTCCTCCACAATAGTTCCCAAGCTGGTCACCATCTTTTTTTCAAAGGACCTTCTCCGCCTCTCCTTAAGTCGCCGCCATCTCTCCAGATCTGGCCTTACCAGGGACTCAAGCACAGCGGTCCTTCTCTCTGCATGCTCTTCATAAGAGTCCAGGAATCGTAAGGGTTGTGGTCGTCTTTGCCGCCTTGTGATGTTTGCATTTTGTATGGTTGCAGTTCCTGGCTGTTCATCCATACTAGCACCTACCAGCTGGTCTTGAAGAGAAGACGTTGTGGGCCTGCTTGTGGAAGAGGTCTCTTCCAAACCCAGAGGTGTGGAGTGAATGGTGCCAGGTGGTGCAGTACCGATCCCCGATGACCCAAATAACTCATCCATTAGCTGGTGGGGGTGGATGTAAAATGACCAATGTTTCAGTCATGTAACACAGGACAATGTTATTTCAGAAACAAAGTAAATCAGTCTTCAACTTACTGTATAGTACTCCCAGGTGATCTTCCCTTCCCCAGTGGCACGACGCCGGTCTTTCACTCTCTTATAAGTAGTTAACATGTTTGCTAGTTTTTTTCGAATTTTCTCACTTGACAAGTTGTAGCCCTTTAGTGAAAataagttttgtatttttttatagaatgCCATTTTGTTCCGAAAATAAAGGTGCTGATGAGTTTTTGTAAGGTCCAGTAGAAATAGTGTCATTGTATGTGTTATTTCTGTAAAATGGAGGGGATAAGGAGAGAAATAGATCAACaaagaaaattatgtaatttaacaaCAGTATTGCCATTTATCTTCCTTACAGTATTTGATGCAATACCTTGAGACTCGTGCCTGTCTGACTGGAAGGAAGGGGATGAAGGTTGAATGGATGCTGAAGGGTTTCCACACGCTGCACCAGATTGCAGAGTGGAAGGTGGTGGGTCCTTGACAGTGGAGGTAAGTAGTAAAGGGGGCTTAGTGGTAGTAATGGGGCACTGGCTGGTGGATGGTGGAGGTGGTACAGGGGGCTTAGTGGTAGAAATGGGGCACTGGCTGGTGGATGGTGGAGGTGGTACAGGGGGCCTAGTGGTAGTAATGGGGCACTGGCTGGTGGATGGTGGAGGTGGTACAGGGGGCTTAGTGGTAGAAATGGGGCACTGGCTGGTGGATGGTGGAGGTGGTACAGGGGGCTTAGTGGTAGAAATGGGGCACTGGCTGGTGGATGGTGGAGGTGGTACAGGGGGCCTAGTGGTAGTAATGGGGCACTGGCTGGTGGATGGTGGTTTCACAAAACTGAGGTTTAGGGGTGTCAGCGACCTAGTGGAGGTAGTGGGACATGGAATAGGAGGTTGGAAAAGCTTTGCAGCACAAGCTGGGCCACTGAGGAGAGCTGTTTGGAGAGAAGATTGTAGATGTGGTCAGTTTCACTCAAGACTTATTTCCTGTATATTCTGGTTCATTAAGTAAATGTGTACCTTTTGTTTCAACAGCTGATACTTTCTCCATGACAGAGGAAAGGAACATTTGATCTGGGGGAATAAgtgataaataaaaaacttgcacaaatcattggtgacttgtaatTATTTCACAGTCATGTGGTTTACTTACCATTTTGCATCCTTTCAGCGATGTCCTTGGAAACCGTTAGCATGACAACATTGCCTTTGCTGTCTAACACATTAATGGTTACATTGTCCATTTTGTTGTGTGTTACACAGGGTAATGCAGGTTCTTTATATATCCTAAGGAATCATGGGACCATAGCCAACACCTGTTCCATTCATTATTACTTATAGTTAGCAACAATTGCAATTACCCTTTTAAGTCCACTTTCAGTTTTGGCTCAACATTTGTATCAGTGATTTCCATTGTTTTCATGATTAAGTGATTAAGTAACTCTATGTATTAATGGTATTAACACGCGTTTAAgatgtgtgtataagtggtgttttggaagggtgtcTTCAATATAACATATTGGATATATACTTTAGcagtatgacatgggtgtttctgctaatacaaaatgataaaagtaacctttaaaaaaaaagtgttttttaagaaggtttcagcaacaagatttTCAGTACCCTCCAGCTgagctctttttaacattttaaacataacaccactgattttcatatacagaaaagcacaattGTGTTGGATTTACattgtgatttagaccaactatttgaaagtgaacagaatgttgtcaagttgttaagttgaagttacagcaagttgttagcagtttgctaaccacatgcaggtgaagtataaacacagcaaaataaactaaagaatatgaagaaaccaaacaaatggaggaacataatgtattatttgtataggagcatacatttatgaccacattagattgtatgcttttaagattaacattttagttcttaaaaatgctcatttgaataggttatgctgctgaatactgtaaaaggtctgtataaaaaagaaagtcatgcaaaataaacatacacaaactttatattaacaataaagtaaatacagtaaaacaatatttaataaatatgatttataagatgaagacgacataaaaacgtattgaactgttttaaaagtccatatgagaatttctgaaactgaagccgaatcgcaataaacttgaaacgcacgtcatctgtgtcatcagtgaatccagccaatcgtggatcagttgtgtcgtcatcagaatctgtgcagccgctcttcagaagctgcgctggctgagttctccggctactctcgaatcgctctcgtggtactttgacggcacacgtcacagtcacgtggcgtcagcgctgtatcaagtcggacaaaatttctaaccggcatgcactgcttcaagtcagccgacgatcggtttgcgcaaaactgcatgaagtcgaacaagccttgtgtctgattcatcatgaacgaactgagtcttttcaaaataaactttaatcggatcgcgaatcgcaccaaacgattcgtttacgaattagaatgatccgattgcagctgttctggagtcgaccactcactgattcaaatgaatcgttTAGTGCGaatctccagaagtaagaaccggcagatcttgtgagcgcgcgtgcgtctggtgttgctaaaactcagttattaatgtcgaaatttaggattaattattgtaactgaaaatcatatttatgtcaaaattgtcagttgtttgggaactaaatccgctattaagagtgatctgtttaagcccactgaaatgctccagtgcaaacgatgcagacacatcaatcagcgtctctgtgttttaggttaaaaaataaaataaaataaccttaaactaacacagattaaataaaataactcatgtagtccaaattccccgctgccgtaatattaacagttttattaaaatgccatgacgtctgtttttaaattgtttatcaacagtaacgttatattgtttggattaactagtcgagtaacattagacagacatgaatttttattcataaccgtactgaaaataagtaaatatcgtagctgatgctaaatgtctagctaacaagcttgctggtgttaacctggggtaatttttataaataatgtccaaatatttttattcaaccacctatatatatatatatatatatatatatatatatatatatatatatatatatatatatatatatatatatatatatatacacatctggggagaaaagaaaggatgtgatgttcagaacaggccttattatcatgtcatatatataacggtgatgttctgtaaaaccacaaactttaaaatacttttttcttactggtgaaaatcagatggtcatctctgttttctctcaggtacatcacagtgtaagcttcacagtgaacattactctcgtcaacgtagtccatatcaacaagaaaaatatatcttgactccatatagtggttattttggaaaaaatcccaggtattttgagcagtaggattatttaaaaaaaaagtgctaatacaaaatttaattataaaattgcaaacatctatctttcagtacttttttacttaagtacataaaaaattgagtacttt is a genomic window of Carassius auratus strain Wakin unplaced genomic scaffold, ASM336829v1 scaf_tig00214215, whole genome shotgun sequence containing:
- the LOC113091553 gene encoding protein ALP1-like; amino-acid sequence: MADHVAFAYLIADELEAIENPLFLQYIEHDEQQRMVPKIANFVEDVVPLYSLSEFRSHFRLSREQVEDVITTLGPVYMNLQQTKLPLTNSVLACLWTLVNQESYRGVADRFNMSKSTLAKHLHEFCYNINTYMAHHISWPRGQRLEMSKLGFDTAGFPNTVCAVDGCHIPIMRPHCDNPLAYMNRKQFYSVNLTGFCDSQRRFCHISVGHPGSWHDARAFRFTEVCRVLEEDPHSLVPQGMHIIGDSAYPLLPQLMRPYRDNGHLSARQRYFNRKLNAARVVIEHAFGILKSKFRRLHYLQMRSISNISSAVSACCILHNLCLEPSDQVVVVGDGVDDEPYPQQPHNTNACHYRDQICGQI